The following nucleotide sequence is from Alkalihalobacillus sp. LMS39.
TGAAGTGCTTACAAGAACATTAACAAGGATAGAAACAGCTTCTAGTGAAGACTTACCAAAAATTATACAAGGCTTTGCTCGTAAAATCATTCGAACATACTATTCAATGGTGATGGTACGTTCCCGCATATGGACAACGCGCCTACATGAGCAAGCTGACATTTTTCTTTTTTACTTTCCAGAAAAGAAGCCAGTTATCTCTACACTATTCAACTTGATAGAGGAAACAGTGATGGATAGGGAAGCTGTTTATGAATTGTTTAAATTAGAAGGTGAGTGGGCAAGCCTAAATTTTGCGCACGAAGTCTATATTTCTTAGCAAATAACGGAGAGGGAAAGAGTGGAATGCCCTTCATAAAGGCGATGAAGGACAGAAAGAAGAGAAAAAGCGAGAGAAGTGTCCTTCATAAGAGTGATGAAGGACAGAAAGAAGAGAAAAAGAGGGAAAAGTGTCCTTCATAAGAGCGATGAAGGACAGAAAGAGAAGAAAAAGTGAGAGAAGTGTCCTTCATAAGAGCGATGAAGGACAGAAAGAGAAGAAAAAGCGAGAGAAGTGTCCTTCATAAAGGCGATGAAGGACAGAACGTGAGCCAAGGAGAAGAGAAGTGTCCAATAGAACGAGTCTATTGGACAGACCCCAAGCTTAAGGCTTGGGGTTATTTTAAAAGATGGGAGTATAAATTTTTGGTCTAGCAGCGAAGCTTTGAAAGCTTATTCAAGAAGAGCGAAGGCTGTGCACCTGCGGGTTTCACCACAAGAAGAGCACTTGTGGTTCACTGTCAAAAGAGGAGCAGGGCTCCGCACTTCGCTAGAAACGAAAAGACGCTCCGCGTTTTTCTTATAAACCACATGTCGTAGGATACCTAATTAAAGCGCTGTCATAATCTCACATAATGTTGTAATATTATAAATATTACAAAACTTGTACGTACATTGTGATGAGAGGGGTGTTTCCATTTTTACAACATATAAAAAAAATGACGAGTAGTTGGAGTAGTCAATTTTTTCGTAAAAGTTTTATTCTCATTTTATTAATCGCTTTTATTCCAGGTCTTATTTCAGGGATTGGTATTTATTTTATCGGGGTGAGTAAAGTAGAGGATGAGTTAAAAGAATTACACAAAACACAAATTCTCCAAGGGGTCGATAATCTTAATAGTCAGTTTGATTATTTAGAAATGGCGGTTACTCATTGGGCTTTTACACCGAGATTTAACATTCAAATAATTGATTTTAATTATGTACAGCAATTTCAAGAAACACGAGAAATTAGTCAAACACTTTTTACATTACAAGGCAGTCATCCTCTTATTGAAAAGATTGAGTTATTTATAGACTCACCACAACAACCGATTGTATTTCGTCCTAAGTATAACGTCATCACAGATGAGCAGGAATATGACTATTATCAGTCATTTACCACTCATCGAAATATTACGTGGCCTTCTCTTCCACAATCAGCGAATGAAAAAGATATTGAAAACCTCCAGCCACTCATTTTAACCCATAGTATTCTTGCAAACAGTAATGACCCGTTTGGTTCTATGATTGTGACGTTAGATAAAGAGATGGTTTCACAATTATTGTGGACTTTAACTCCTTATAATCAAGGAGTAGCGTTTCTACTAAGTGAGAACCATGAAATACTAGCAGCGGTGAACAGTATGGAAGATGATTCGCTTATTCGTTATTTGCAAGGGCAATTATCGGAAAAGCGAGGAGAAGATACAAATGGGACATTTACTTTAGAGTTTGGAGAGGAAACCTATTCGGTGTCATACGGAAAAATGAATCGAATTAACTCAGAATGGACGTATATTTCTGCCTCACCGATGTCTTCAATTACATCACCGATTGTCTTAATTTCACAGATTATTATAGTTGTCAGTTTAGTTGGTCTCATTATCGCCTTATTCATGTCATGGTTTGCGTCAAAACGAATATATTATCCAATTGCAAAGCTAATGAAGCAATTAGAGACGGATGAAAAGTGGAGTAACAACAAAGACGAAGATGAGTTTACATTAATTGAGCGAAAATATAAACAGCTGTCTAAAGAAAGTTTGTCATTGCAAAGTCGTTTGTCAACGCATCTACCACAACTGAAAAATAGCTTTTTGCTGCAATTGATTCAAGGATATCTTTATCATTATTCTGAAGAAGAACTACATGAAAGAATGGAAAATTTCGGTTGGGATATTGATAATCATATGTTTGTCGTAATGGATATTCAAGTATTAGGATTACATGAAGCAAACGTTAATATGTTAAACCAGGATGAAAGTATTGCAACTTCTGCTGTAACGAAAATCATTGAGGATGTTGCCGAACATCGGTTTCATCAATTTAATGTTTTAAATTTTTATGATTTATCGACTGGGTTACTCATTCTTTATCCGAGAGAACAAGAGAATAGGAAATCATTGCACGAGTTTGCTGAAAAGGCAATGGAAGTTTTGAATAAGGTGTTACAGATGCAAGTTACCATTACGATTTCAAAGCCTGACGATAAAGTCAAACGAATTCCTTCCTTGTTTGAAGAAGTGAGGCAAGGAAAACAGTATCGAAACTTTGAAAATGAAAATCAGATCATTGATTTACAACAAATCAATCCATTTTCTTCATCTCACCAAATGCATTATCCTTTTGAAATGGAAAGAGAGATTTTACAAGCGATTCGAATTGGACATATCAAGGAAACGGAAAATCTCATTAAACAATTTATTGAGGAATTGATGAGCAAAGAGACGAAGGAAATTAATATTCAACCAGCGATTACTCAATTATTTGGCAGTATTCAACATGAAATTATCTATTCAGGCATACATCCATATGAACTATTTAATGGAAAAAATATGTTTGAAGAAGTGGCAAAAATTCGTGAACCAGACCAAATGACGAAGTGGCTAACAAAAGAAGTGATCACACCGTTTATCCAGTCGTTAGAAGCGAAAGTTAATATGAAAATGAAACAACTTGTTGAGGAAGTATGTTCATATTTACATTCTCATTATATGGAGGACATTTCATTAGACCAATGTGCAGAGGATGCAGGGACAAACCCATATACATTAAGTAAAGCATTCAAAAAAATAATAGGGTTCAATTTCATTGATTACTTAACTACTATTCGAATTAAAAAAGCGAAAAGTCTGCTCCTCCAAACAAATATGAAAATTAGTGATATCGCAGAACAAGTCGGCTACCGTCACAGTTATTTTAATCGGATATTCAAAAAGCATACAGGTGTACCACCGAGTCAGTTTAGAAAGCAGCATGTTGCAAATCAGTCGAAAACAAATCGTCCGATGTAGACGATGAGGGGGGATACGATGTCAGGATTTATGAGCACATTTTTTCGGTTTGGTGAATACTTTGTTTTGCTTTTATACCTTAACTTATTGTGGATTTGCTTTACATTACTAGGAGGAATTATTTTTGGATGGGCTCCAAGTACAGTAGCAATGTTTGCTGTGATTCGAAAGTCGATAAGAGGTGAGGATGCCCCGGTCTTTACAATGTTTTGGAGTGTGTATCGTCAAGAGTTTATACGTGTTAATGGATTAGGGCTTCTTTTCATGGTCATCGCGTTGATTGGATATGTCAACATTCAATTTTTTCAAGTAGAAACAAAATGGCTGTCTGTATCGGTTCGTTATATGATGATTGGGATTATGCTGTTGTCAGGCGCTGCATTCCTTTATCTTTTTCCATTACTTGTTCATTATGAGGCCTCTTTAGGTCAACATGTAAAAAATGCCTTTTTATTACTTCTTTCCAGGCCGTTTGGAACATTATTTACGATGATAGGGTGTTTAGTTGTTACTATGATACTCGGATTTTTCCCAATTTTAATCCCTTTTTTGGGAGTTAGTTTATATGCTTTAGTTATTATGGCAACGACGTATTTCACTTTTTCTCGAATTGAACAAAAACAAAGAACAGAACAAGAACAACAAGCATCGTAATAGAGGATGGAATTGAATAATAAAAGGATAGGTATCACATGTCTTAAACGATGTGATACTTTTTTGTTTAAAAAGCTTTTCAGGCAAGTGCAAAAAAGTGTTAAAGATCAAAAAAGTACAATAGAAAACGCTTACACTGCTGTGCTTTAAGCAATTTTAAATAAGAGTACTTGCCAATTTTCAAAAAATGAATATTGCCGGAAAAATGTAAGCGTTTTATATTTTTGTTAACCCAAAGGGGAGATGTAAATGCAAGAAGGAGGGATGGAGGCAGGTAGTTGTGAACGAAGTAAAAACACACAAAAATGAATAAGGGGGAAATGGATGATTATGAAGAAAAGCTCATTTCGTATTTTGCTAACATTCGGTATTGTACTACTTTTTACTGTTCTTATTGGTTGTAGTAATGAGGCAACGACAGATGAAAATCAACCTGCAGATACAGATGAAGGAACATCAGATGAGAGAATGGCAGTCACCATTATGACGACAGCTTTTGCTCCAGAGCCTGTTGACAGTTCAAGCCCGGCTTTACAAGCTATTGAAGAGTATACAAATATGGACATTGATTTTCAGTTTGTTGTCAATGCCAATTATGATGAACGGTTTAATGTTACGTTAGGATCTGGCAATCTTCCACATATTATGTTGGCAAATAAGACACCGAGTTTCATAAACGCTGCTCGAGATGGGGCATTTTGGGACATCACCGATTATATTGATGACTATGAAAATTTAAGCCAAGCGAATGAAATAGTTTCAAATAATGTTTCTATTGATGGACGAATTTACGGTGTATATCGAGGGAGACCTCTTGGTAGACATGCTGTAACGATTAACAAAGAATGGTTAGAAAATGTAGGATTACAAACACCAAAAACAATTGATGACTTTTATGAAGTCTTACGAGCATTTACCTATGATGATCCAAATCAATCTGGTCAAGATGATACGTATGGAATGGTTGTTTCTGAATATGAAGGACCGTGGGATATTATGCAAGTTTGGTTCGGGGTTCCGAATGGCTGGGGCTATGATGACAGTGGAGATCTTTTACCAGACTTTATGTTCGATGAATATCGAGATGCATTACAATTCTTTAAGAAATTATATGATGAAGGGTTAGTGAATGAAGATTTTGCCGTAATGGATTCAGCTACATGGTTTGACCCTATTGTAAATGGCTCTGCAGGAGTTGTTATCGACGTTGCGGACCAAGCGAATCGTCTGCAAAATCAAATAACAGAAGGCTATACAAATGACGAGATTACATTAGATGTATTCGGAGCTGTTGAAGGACCACAAGGATTACGTACGATGCCAACAGCAGGTTATTCAGGGATTCTTGCGATTTCAACCACAGCGGTAAAAACGGAAGAAGAGCTTCGGCGTGTCCTACAATTCTTAAATGATTTAAATGATGAAGAAGTGCAAAACCTTGCATACAACGGGGTAGAAGGGGTTCATCATGAAATCGTAGATGGAGAGCTAGTGATTACATCTCAGCAAGACGGGGGAGAACTGTTTGACCGTGAAGTTCGGGATTTAAACCAAATCGTAGCCCATATTCCTAGTGAAAAATTTATGAGAATGCCACAAACTGATCTACAGCAAAAAGCGACGAAAGTGATGGAAGAAAACTTGGATATTGTCATTGGAAACCCTGCTGAGCCATTAATATCCCCTACGTATGCGGAAAGAGGTCAGCAATTAGACAATATTATTAATGATGCCCGAATTAAATTTATTGTTGGTCAAATCGATGAATCTGGTTTAGATGAAGCTGTAGAATTATGGAAACGTTCTGGCGGTGATGATTATATCGCAGAAATAAATGAAGCATACAGCGCAATTCAATAACCGTATTCTACCTGAGCAGGTGGTGAGTGCCACCTGCTTTTCATCTCAAATGAAAGGAGAGATTATGTGGCAAAGTTAGAGCTAAAAGTTAATGCAACATTACAGCCAGTTAATAAAGTAACAAGATGGCAAAAGATAAAAAGAGACAAATGGCTTTATTTTTTATTATTACCAGGGCTTATTTGGTTTATTGTTTTTCGATATGTTCCGATGTGGGGAACTCTTATTGCTTTCCAAAATTATTCTCCTTTTCTTGGATTTTGGGGAAGTGAGTGGGTCGGTTTTGCTCATTTTGAACGATTATTTCAAAACCCTGATTTTTATCGAGTCTTACGCAATACGTTGATTTTAGCTTTATATGAAACGATTTTTGTATTCCCAGCGCCGATTATTTTAGCGCTCATGTTAAATGAGATTCGATTTACTTTATACAAAAGAACAATCCAAACGCTTATTTATATTCCTAATTTCTTGTCATGGGTTATTGTAGCTAGTTTAACCTATATTTTTTTCACAACAAGTGGAGGAATTATAAATGTCATCATTCAAAATCTAACAGGTCAAACGATTAATTTCCTAGCCAGTCCAGAGTGGTTCCGCACGATGATTGTTGGACAACAAATTTGGAAAGAAGCCGGTTTTGGGACAATTATCTTTTTAGCTGCTTTAGCGAGTGTAAATAAAGAGCAATATGAAGCAGCGATTGTTGATGGGGCTGGTCGTTTTCGCAGAATGTGGCATGTCACATTACCTGCTATTCGACATGTCATTATCATCTTATTAATTTTACGAATGGGGAATTTTCTTGACCAAGGCTTCCAACAAATCTATTTAATGACGAACTCGTTGAATCGAAGTGTTGCTGATGTATTTGATGTTTATATTTATTTTGTCGGGATTACGCAAGGTTCATTTAGTCACAGTACAGCTGTTGGACTTTTCAAAGGGGTAGTTGGGATTATTCTTATTTTGACCGCTCGTTATTTTGCTAAAAAGATGAAACAGGAAACACTATTTTAATTGGAGGGAAAATGGTTATGAAATCTCACAATACACCTTTAGGAAGAGTCTTTGATGTGTTTAACTATATCTTTCTAGCCATTGTCGCGCTGGCGATGATCGTTCCCTTTTTATATGTCATTGCCGGATCATTTGCAACAGAAAGTGAGTTAGCCCGTCGAGCATTTTTTATATTTCCAGAGACATTTACGTTAACAGCCTATGAATATATTTTTTCAACACCTACTTTTGTTAGGGCCATTGGTGTGTCAGTGTTTATTACGGTAGCAGGCACACTACTCAGTTTATCGTTAACATTGACCATGGGCTATGCGTTATCAAAAACACGTCTTGTTGGCCATTCTTTTTTCATATATTTTGTTATATTCACAATTATATTCCAAGGAGGAATGATCCCAACTTATTTATTAGTGAGGGATTTAGGATTATTAGATTCATTTCTAGCTTTAATTCTTCCAATTGCCATGAATCCGATGTGGTTAATTATCGTCATCTCATTTTTCCGTACACTACCTAAAGAACTTGAAGAATCCGCAAAAATGGATGGTTGTACGGATGTCGGTGTGTTTTGGAAAATCGCCTTGCCTTTATCAAAGCCCATCATCGCCACTTTTGCTTTATTTTACGCAGTAGGATATTGGGGAGATTACTTTAACGCCCTCTTATACATCAATGATAGTACCCGATATCCGGTCATGTTATTGTTGCAAAACATTATGACGATGGCGGATGTAAGATTTGGTGAAATCGATTCGTTAGTGGAGCAACCTGACCAGTCCTTAAAATTTGCTGTCATTGTTGTTGCCACATTACCCATTATGTTTGTTTATCCATTTTTACAAAAGCATTTTGCAAAAGGAATGTTATTAGGGTCGGTTAAAGGCTAATAGAGAGAAGGGGTACTGGAATGAATAAACTGAAATATGTGTTAGTTGGAACAGGTGGAAGAGCTGAGTTTTTTTACGGAGCATTAGCGAAAGATTTTAAAGAAACAGCAGAGCTTGTCGCGTTTTGTGATGTAAACGAAACGAGAATGAATTATGCGAATCAATTATTAATAGAAAAATATAAGCACTCTA
It contains:
- a CDS encoding helix-turn-helix domain-containing protein; its protein translation is MFPFLQHIKKMTSSWSSQFFRKSFILILLIAFIPGLISGIGIYFIGVSKVEDELKELHKTQILQGVDNLNSQFDYLEMAVTHWAFTPRFNIQIIDFNYVQQFQETREISQTLFTLQGSHPLIEKIELFIDSPQQPIVFRPKYNVITDEQEYDYYQSFTTHRNITWPSLPQSANEKDIENLQPLILTHSILANSNDPFGSMIVTLDKEMVSQLLWTLTPYNQGVAFLLSENHEILAAVNSMEDDSLIRYLQGQLSEKRGEDTNGTFTLEFGEETYSVSYGKMNRINSEWTYISASPMSSITSPIVLISQIIIVVSLVGLIIALFMSWFASKRIYYPIAKLMKQLETDEKWSNNKDEDEFTLIERKYKQLSKESLSLQSRLSTHLPQLKNSFLLQLIQGYLYHYSEEELHERMENFGWDIDNHMFVVMDIQVLGLHEANVNMLNQDESIATSAVTKIIEDVAEHRFHQFNVLNFYDLSTGLLILYPREQENRKSLHEFAEKAMEVLNKVLQMQVTITISKPDDKVKRIPSLFEEVRQGKQYRNFENENQIIDLQQINPFSSSHQMHYPFEMEREILQAIRIGHIKETENLIKQFIEELMSKETKEINIQPAITQLFGSIQHEIIYSGIHPYELFNGKNMFEEVAKIREPDQMTKWLTKEVITPFIQSLEAKVNMKMKQLVEEVCSYLHSHYMEDISLDQCAEDAGTNPYTLSKAFKKIIGFNFIDYLTTIRIKKAKSLLLQTNMKISDIAEQVGYRHSYFNRIFKKHTGVPPSQFRKQHVANQSKTNRPM
- a CDS encoding DUF624 domain-containing protein, with amino-acid sequence MSGFMSTFFRFGEYFVLLLYLNLLWICFTLLGGIIFGWAPSTVAMFAVIRKSIRGEDAPVFTMFWSVYRQEFIRVNGLGLLFMVIALIGYVNIQFFQVETKWLSVSVRYMMIGIMLLSGAAFLYLFPLLVHYEASLGQHVKNAFLLLLSRPFGTLFTMIGCLVVTMILGFFPILIPFLGVSLYALVIMATTYFTFSRIEQKQRTEQEQQAS
- a CDS encoding extracellular solute-binding protein, encoding MIMKKSSFRILLTFGIVLLFTVLIGCSNEATTDENQPADTDEGTSDERMAVTIMTTAFAPEPVDSSSPALQAIEEYTNMDIDFQFVVNANYDERFNVTLGSGNLPHIMLANKTPSFINAARDGAFWDITDYIDDYENLSQANEIVSNNVSIDGRIYGVYRGRPLGRHAVTINKEWLENVGLQTPKTIDDFYEVLRAFTYDDPNQSGQDDTYGMVVSEYEGPWDIMQVWFGVPNGWGYDDSGDLLPDFMFDEYRDALQFFKKLYDEGLVNEDFAVMDSATWFDPIVNGSAGVVIDVADQANRLQNQITEGYTNDEITLDVFGAVEGPQGLRTMPTAGYSGILAISTTAVKTEEELRRVLQFLNDLNDEEVQNLAYNGVEGVHHEIVDGELVITSQQDGGELFDREVRDLNQIVAHIPSEKFMRMPQTDLQQKATKVMEENLDIVIGNPAEPLISPTYAERGQQLDNIINDARIKFIVGQIDESGLDEAVELWKRSGGDDYIAEINEAYSAIQ
- a CDS encoding sugar ABC transporter permease, coding for MAKLELKVNATLQPVNKVTRWQKIKRDKWLYFLLLPGLIWFIVFRYVPMWGTLIAFQNYSPFLGFWGSEWVGFAHFERLFQNPDFYRVLRNTLILALYETIFVFPAPIILALMLNEIRFTLYKRTIQTLIYIPNFLSWVIVASLTYIFFTTSGGIINVIIQNLTGQTINFLASPEWFRTMIVGQQIWKEAGFGTIIFLAALASVNKEQYEAAIVDGAGRFRRMWHVTLPAIRHVIIILLILRMGNFLDQGFQQIYLMTNSLNRSVADVFDVYIYFVGITQGSFSHSTAVGLFKGVVGIILILTARYFAKKMKQETLF
- a CDS encoding carbohydrate ABC transporter permease, giving the protein MVMKSHNTPLGRVFDVFNYIFLAIVALAMIVPFLYVIAGSFATESELARRAFFIFPETFTLTAYEYIFSTPTFVRAIGVSVFITVAGTLLSLSLTLTMGYALSKTRLVGHSFFIYFVIFTIIFQGGMIPTYLLVRDLGLLDSFLALILPIAMNPMWLIIVISFFRTLPKELEESAKMDGCTDVGVFWKIALPLSKPIIATFALFYAVGYWGDYFNALLYINDSTRYPVMLLLQNIMTMADVRFGEIDSLVEQPDQSLKFAVIVVATLPIMFVYPFLQKHFAKGMLLGSVKG